A genomic segment from Conger conger chromosome 2, fConCon1.1, whole genome shotgun sequence encodes:
- the si:ch73-173h19.3 gene encoding EGF-containing fibulin-like extracellular matrix protein 1 has product MMFRICLYFGALIYGIMSQEAAVPVSYSCTDGYEFDSESQNCKDVNECDTLPDACKGGMRCINYYGGYFCLPPNAQIIFSTDQSDSAPAAPTPAPTRAPDPEPEPVQPQTRLVWPGYHGTRRGTVRCSAGFLLDEQNQCRDINECETSNPCEHMCFNILGSYICQCRQGFELAADSISCQDIDECSFSSYMCQYQCVNQPGQYTCMCPEGYQLQGTSLCQDINECETGHNCLDDQMCWNYHGGFRCYPRNPCHEPYVRTGENRCTCSTPALCHGVAPSIVYKYMSIPSDRSVPSDIFQIQATNIYPNTHNSFRIKAGNEGGEFFLRRSSNVSAMLVLTKPLQGPREHVVDLEMITHNTMLNYRSSSLLRLTLIVGPYTF; this is encoded by the exons ATGATGTTCCGGATCTGCTTGTATTTCGGTGCGCTCATTTATGGCATTATGTCCCAAGAAGCCGCGGTACCGGTGTCGTACTCG TGCACAGACGGCTATGAATTTGATTCCGAAAGCCAAAACTGTAAAG ACGTTAATGAGTGTGACACCCTCCCGGACGCCTGCAAGGGGGGCATGAGGTGCATCAACTACTACGGCGGGTACTTCTGCCTGCCCCCCAACGCCCAGATCATCTTCAGCACCGACCAATCGGACTCGGCGCCCGCCGCGCCCACCCCGGCCCCCACCCGCGCCCCGGACCCGGAACCAGAGCCCGTTCAGCCGCAGACCCGCCTGGTCTGGCCCGGGTACCACGGGACCCGGCGCGGGACGGTCCGGTGTTCCGCGGGCTTCCTGCTGGACGAACAGAACCAGTGCAGAG ACATAAACGAGTGTGAGACCAGCAATCCGTGTGAACACATGTGCTTCAACATCCTGGGCTCCTACATCTGCCAGTGCAGACAGGGGTTTGAGCTGGCGGCCGACTCCATCTCCTGCCAAG ACATTGACGAGTGCAGCTTCTCCAGCTATATGTGCCAGTACCAGTGTGTGAACCAGCCGGGCCAGTACACCTGCATGTGCCCTGAGGGATACCAGCTGCAGGGCACCAGCCTGTGCCAAG ACATAAACGAGTGTGAAACAGGACACAACTGCCTCGACGACCAGATGTGCTGGAACTACCACGGGGGCTTCCGCTGCTATCCCAGAAACCCCTGCCACGAGCCGTACGTGCGCACGGGAGAGAA CCGGTGCACCTGCTCCACCCCCGCCCTGTGCCACGGAGTGGCGCCTTCCATCGTGTACAAGTACATGAGCATCCCGTCCGACCGCTCGGTGCCCTCCGACATCTTCCAGATCCAGGCCACCAACATCTACCCCAACACCCACAACTCCTTCCGCATCAAGGCCGGCAACGAGGGCGGGGAGTTCTTCCTGAGG CGCTCCAGTAACGTCAGCGCCATGCTGGTTCTGACCAAGCCACTGCAGGGCCCGCGGGAGCACGTGGTGGACCTGGAGATGATCACCCACAACACCATGCTCAACTACCGCTCCAGCTCCCTGCTGCGGCTCACCCTGATCGTGGGCCCCTACACCTTCTAA